The following coding sequences are from one Formosa haliotis window:
- a CDS encoding acylneuraminate cytidylyltransferase family protein, with protein sequence MIKTIAIIPARGGSKRLPYKNMLPLAGLPLVVHSIKYALKQTEIDGVFVSTDDETIKQITLEFGAKVIDRPKALSGDLEPTISALQHVLSKLGDDTIHTVVLLQPTNPLRPKSLFKDMYSQFKAKNCSSIFSVSRNHDKLGRIVNNKFVPFNYVFGQRSQDLEPLYYENGLLYITDVEAIKAGHVMTPDALPFIVEHPLAHIDIDTQDDFDYAEFLFNKYRIE encoded by the coding sequence ATGATTAAAACCATAGCCATTATCCCAGCACGAGGCGGATCCAAACGTTTGCCGTATAAAAACATGTTACCATTAGCTGGCTTGCCTTTAGTGGTACACAGTATAAAATATGCCTTAAAACAGACAGAAATAGATGGGGTGTTTGTGAGTACCGATGATGAAACGATAAAACAAATTACTTTAGAATTTGGAGCAAAGGTAATAGATCGCCCAAAAGCGTTGTCGGGAGATTTAGAACCTACTATTAGTGCTTTGCAGCATGTTTTAAGTAAGTTAGGTGATGATACTATACATACTGTAGTATTATTACAACCCACTAATCCATTACGTCCTAAATCATTATTTAAAGATATGTATTCACAATTTAAAGCTAAAAATTGTTCGAGTATATTCTCTGTAAGTCGTAATCATGATAAACTTGGTCGAATTGTCAATAATAAATTTGTACCATTTAATTATGTCTTTGGGCAGCGTAGTCAAGATTTAGAACCCTTGTATTATGAAAATGGCTTGTTATATATTACAGATGTTGAGGCTATTAAAGCTGGACACGTCATGACTCCAGATGCCTTGCCTTTCATTGTAGAGCACCCCTTAGCTCATATAGACATTGATACGCAAGATGATTTTGATTACGCTGAATTTTTGTTTAATAAATATAGAATAGAGTAA
- a CDS encoding glycosyltransferase family 2 protein: protein MNNFFLVIPTRERLECLKNLLIDLNAFSSYISQVVIVDQTEPCVEDALKELPLNYSYQVVKGDKTKSVNHSRNLALEYYNNEEWLFFLDDDLRIPELAFKKIIEHLTPNIIDVLIPGIQFEDMELTKFKYNTILDTISKPCDFSKGRFRLQVCSGLNIVKSQTFKDAGFYFDETYTIWGDDWDYGMRLLQAGANIYFQPDILVEHLQIDSGGQRTKKKELDVALEKDMLYYYFLRKHFDNAVLKKEYLFAKLLAMKRMVFKADIRGLGRTIKAYKLSEKLLKQ from the coding sequence ATGAATAATTTTTTTCTAGTTATACCTACAAGAGAACGTTTAGAGTGTTTAAAAAACTTATTAATAGATTTAAATGCATTCAGTTCTTATATATCGCAAGTAGTTATTGTAGATCAAACAGAACCATGTGTTGAAGACGCTTTAAAGGAATTACCTTTAAATTACTCCTATCAAGTTGTAAAAGGAGATAAGACAAAAAGTGTTAATCATTCACGAAATTTAGCTTTAGAATATTATAATAATGAGGAATGGTTGTTTTTTTTAGATGACGATTTGAGAATACCAGAATTAGCTTTTAAGAAGATTATAGAACATTTAACACCTAATATTATTGATGTATTAATTCCAGGTATTCAATTTGAAGATATGGAACTTACAAAATTTAAATATAATACCATTTTAGATACAATATCAAAACCATGTGATTTTTCAAAAGGACGTTTTAGATTACAGGTGTGCTCAGGTTTAAATATTGTAAAATCTCAAACGTTTAAAGATGCTGGGTTTTATTTTGATGAGACCTACACTATTTGGGGGGACGATTGGGATTACGGTATGCGGCTATTACAAGCTGGGGCAAACATTTATTTTCAACCCGATATTTTAGTTGAACATTTACAGATTGACTCTGGAGGACAAAGGACTAAGAAAAAAGAGTTAGATGTTGCGTTAGAAAAAGATATGTTATATTATTATTTTTTAAGAAAACACTTTGATAATGCAGTATTAAAAAAGGAATATTTATTCGCAAAATTATTGGCTATGAAAAGAATGGTTTTTAAAGCAGATATTAGAGGTTTGGGTAGAACTATAAAAGCTTATAAGTTATCAGAAAAATTATTGAAACAATAA
- a CDS encoding glycosyltransferase: MFVCHSYNNTKNLDVLNNSKFVIIDQCSYNQQALLNIQNKDKTKVFLTVSRLVKEKNLDVVIKAFIQSSSINDILLVVGEGEDLIRLKEIAKENKNIKFIGFVPNNELVKYYDQADCFIVSHFDLETGPLTAIDAMAAGLIILSARTGAMSERLLDYNLWFSNDVDDLSDLIKKVKLMSEKEIVDLSTNIRSYYRQYNQENIKNKYIELLK, translated from the coding sequence ATGTTTGTTTGTCACTCCTACAATAATACAAAAAATTTAGATGTTTTAAATAATTCCAAATTTGTTATTATTGACCAATGTTCTTATAATCAACAAGCGTTATTGAATATACAAAATAAGGATAAGACAAAGGTTTTTTTAACTGTTTCTAGATTAGTAAAAGAAAAAAACTTAGATGTAGTTATTAAAGCATTTATACAATCTTCAAGTATAAATGATATTTTATTGGTTGTAGGAGAAGGAGAAGATTTAATAAGATTAAAGGAAATTGCTAAGGAAAATAAGAATATTAAATTTATAGGTTTTGTGCCAAACAATGAATTGGTAAAGTATTATGATCAGGCAGATTGTTTTATAGTTTCGCATTTTGATTTAGAAACAGGGCCCTTAACAGCTATTGATGCAATGGCTGCTGGATTAATAATTTTATCAGCTAGAACAGGAGCTATGTCAGAAAGATTATTAGATTATAATTTATGGTTTAGTAATGATGTTGATGATTTAAGTGATTTAATTAAGAAAGTTAAATTAATGTCAGAAAAGGAAATTGTTGATTTATCTACCAATATTAGAAGTTATTATAGGCAGTATAATCAAGAAAATATTAAAAATAAATATATTGAACTTTTAAAATAA
- a CDS encoding glycosyltransferase family 2 protein, translating into MKPLVSIIIPTFNREHLIGETLDSVLAQTYQNWECIVVDDGSTDKTEKVLQEYINRDKRFNYYKRTNNYLKGASGCRNNGIKLSKGDYLQFLDSDDILSDFKIESQINLLVNQGNKAIATCKWGRFDHLEAIRKQLKVEYNSYKDFNSGYLLLESFGVNKEFFPPHVYLINKFILQSSGFWDESLTNNDDGEFFTRVLLHTEKVIFSPIAEVYYRELDTFKLSVINTDLKVKSAIKSWELIEEHILNQEGCKNVCYVKNAKDYLYLEIKKYNPSLINNYRQFFEEQIKYNSFFNKLKRKLV; encoded by the coding sequence ATGAAACCATTAGTATCTATAATTATCCCCACATTTAATAGGGAACACCTAATTGGTGAAACCTTGGATTCTGTTTTAGCACAAACCTACCAGAATTGGGAATGTATTGTTGTAGATGATGGGAGTACGGATAAGACCGAAAAGGTATTACAAGAATATATTAATAGAGATAAAAGGTTTAATTATTATAAGCGTACGAATAATTATTTAAAAGGTGCAAGCGGATGTAGGAATAATGGGATTAAATTAAGTAAAGGAGATTATCTACAATTTCTAGATTCTGATGATATATTAAGTGATTTCAAAATTGAAAGTCAAATTAACCTGCTCGTTAATCAAGGAAATAAAGCTATTGCCACGTGTAAGTGGGGTAGGTTCGATCATCTAGAAGCTATAAGGAAACAATTAAAAGTAGAATATAATTCTTATAAAGACTTTAATTCGGGCTACCTTCTTTTGGAATCATTCGGAGTAAATAAGGAATTTTTTCCACCACATGTTTACCTTATAAATAAGTTCATATTGCAAAGTTCGGGATTTTGGGATGAATCCTTAACAAATAATGATGATGGAGAATTTTTTACAAGAGTACTTTTACATACCGAAAAAGTAATTTTTTCACCAATAGCAGAAGTATATTACAGAGAATTAGATACTTTCAAATTGAGTGTAATAAATACAGATTTAAAGGTAAAAAGTGCTATAAAAAGCTGGGAGTTGATTGAGGAACATATATTAAACCAAGAAGGCTGTAAAAACGTCTGTTATGTAAAAAATGCAAAGGATTATTTGTATTTAGAGATAAAAAAGTATAATCCTTCCCTTATTAATAATTATAGACAATTTTTTGAAGAACAAATTAAATATAATTCATTTTTTAATAAATTAAAACGAAAGTTGGTTTGA
- a CDS encoding glycosyltransferase family 2 protein encodes MSNPLISIIIPTYNRANLIRETLDSVLSQTYQNWECLVVDDGSTDGTDQLMAEYCTKDTRFQYYHRPADHLAGGNAARNYGFEVSRGDYINWFDDDDVMLPDFISQKLNAFIEGVDLVICSGSYVDEFLQKPKLIDLKIDTFLYKDYVLWKFKIVTNNVMFRRSFIEKKDLFSLKILRGQETELFSRLFFNMAEKHYKIINKSLFLYRQHNNTKTKENTKYLSKYKRSQILNCIANFEKSIVLNDSDLVQYCYNGSLYYFFEALKYNDIDNAKLVYKKILPILKKIRYNVYQEIKIFGHFFIQIKRGSYKIEQRWKQYEL; translated from the coding sequence ATGAGTAATCCTTTAATATCAATTATCATCCCAACGTATAATCGTGCAAATCTAATTAGAGAGACTTTAGATTCTGTATTAAGTCAAACGTATCAAAATTGGGAATGTTTAGTGGTAGATGATGGTAGTACCGATGGCACCGATCAACTCATGGCGGAGTACTGCACTAAAGATACCCGCTTTCAATACTACCACCGCCCAGCAGACCACTTAGCTGGAGGGAATGCGGCTCGTAATTATGGATTTGAAGTAAGTAGAGGTGATTATATCAATTGGTTTGATGACGATGATGTGATGCTACCTGATTTTATAAGTCAAAAACTAAATGCTTTTATTGAAGGTGTCGATCTTGTAATTTGTTCTGGAAGCTATGTTGATGAATTTCTGCAGAAACCAAAACTAATAGACCTTAAAATTGATACTTTTTTATATAAAGATTATGTGCTTTGGAAATTTAAAATAGTAACAAATAATGTTATGTTTAGAAGGTCTTTTATAGAGAAAAAAGACTTGTTTAGCCTTAAAATATTACGGGGCCAAGAAACAGAATTGTTTTCGAGGTTGTTTTTTAATATGGCTGAAAAGCATTACAAAATAATTAATAAATCCTTGTTTTTATATAGGCAGCATAATAATACAAAAACAAAAGAGAATACTAAGTATCTATCCAAATATAAGAGATCTCAAATATTAAATTGTATAGCAAATTTTGAAAAGAGTATAGTGTTAAATGATTCCGACTTGGTTCAATATTGTTACAATGGCTCTTTATATTATTTTTTTGAAGCTTTAAAGTATAACGACATAGATAATGCGAAACTCGTTTATAAAAAGATATTACCTATTTTAAAAAAAATAAGATATAATGTATATCAAGAAATTAAAATTTTTGGACATTTTTTTATTCAAATAAAAAGAGGTAGTTATAAAATTGAGCAACGTTGGAAACAATATGAATTATGA
- a CDS encoding glycosyltransferase family 4 protein, with translation MLNNKPNVLFWMYNFPNYSETFINNQIVWLLDHNVNVLIYTYIKNDLNKGNFDKRRIKEIDQRIILKSDIFPKSKWSRLYKGIKILLRGLFSTDFLKYKRALNSNKYGYGAKSFKHLLFTHFLLNAKIDIVHAHFGPNGIEASTYKEIGLSFKLICTFHGYDIRLGDVRPKGFYDSLFKYSSKIISISNYNYEKLVSFGLDENKIESINNGVLVKDEISNKETNVCNILSVGRLVEEKAFHLALNALSLLKKEYPDIIWKYNIIGDGKLETELKELTKTLGLTAHVTFHLYQNSEYVRQKMLDSHFLLLSSINEALPTVILEAQALKLPVLATNVGDISSVVINNKTGFLTEANLKSIFEGLVKMFSHKDKWNEYGVNGYNIVKREFESEKQMLKLLDVYIKC, from the coding sequence ATGTTAAATAACAAACCAAATGTATTATTTTGGATGTATAATTTCCCGAATTATTCAGAAACTTTTATAAATAATCAAATAGTTTGGCTTTTAGACCATAATGTAAATGTCTTAATTTATACCTATATTAAAAATGATTTAAATAAAGGGAATTTTGATAAGCGACGCATTAAAGAAATAGATCAACGAATTATTCTGAAATCAGATATTTTTCCAAAAAGTAAATGGTCTAGATTATATAAAGGAATTAAAATTTTACTTCGCGGTTTGTTTTCTACCGATTTTTTAAAATACAAAAGGGCATTAAATAGCAATAAATATGGATATGGAGCAAAATCTTTTAAGCATTTATTATTTACTCATTTTTTATTAAATGCTAAGATAGATATTGTTCATGCTCACTTTGGACCAAATGGTATTGAAGCTAGTACATATAAAGAAATAGGCCTCTCATTTAAATTAATATGCACTTTTCATGGGTATGACATTAGGTTAGGCGATGTTAGGCCCAAGGGGTTTTACGATTCATTATTTAAATATTCTTCTAAAATTATTTCTATATCAAATTATAATTATGAAAAACTTGTCTCATTTGGACTTGATGAAAATAAAATAGAAAGTATAAATAATGGAGTTCTTGTAAAAGATGAAATTTCAAATAAAGAAACTAATGTCTGTAATATCTTATCAGTTGGTAGATTAGTAGAGGAAAAAGCATTTCATCTTGCTTTAAACGCTTTAAGTTTATTGAAAAAAGAATACCCTGATATAATTTGGAAGTATAATATTATAGGGGATGGTAAGTTAGAAACAGAATTAAAAGAATTAACAAAAACATTGGGCCTAACAGCTCATGTTACTTTTCATTTATATCAAAATTCTGAATATGTTAGACAAAAAATGTTAGACTCTCATTTTTTATTATTAAGTAGTATTAATGAAGCACTACCGACGGTTATTTTAGAAGCCCAAGCTTTAAAATTACCAGTATTAGCCACGAATGTAGGAGATATATCAAGTGTAGTTATAAATAATAAAACAGGCTTCTTAACAGAAGCTAACCTTAAAAGTATATTTGAAGGATTAGTAAAAATGTTTAGCCATAAGGATAAATGGAATGAATATGGGGTTAACGGTTATAATATTGTTAAAAGAGAGTTTGAATCAGAAAAACAGATGTTAAAACTCTTAGATGTTTATATAAAATGTTGA